TCAACCAAGCCCCTATTCTCTTTTCCCCAAATAAGTAGTTATTTAGCCAGTTCTAAAGGAAGCACGACACTGTGGCCTCAGCTGAGATGCAGCTCTAGCgcttatatactgtacagtggtcCACGAAATTATTCCCCAATAAAGTGGCCACAGcctcttttttttggggggggggggggggggggttttttcaAAATACAACCTGGGTTGTCAACATAGACGCACGTTAAATGCAACCCCTGGTTTGCACATCGAAAAGGGGGAAATGACGATGATGGTGACAAAGCCCATAAAGGTGCACAGAAAGGTGAGTGTTCCATTAGAGAGTTCTAGAACCAATGTGATTTCACGTCAAGGTGCTTTAGTGTGTTGAGTTTTCAGCTCCAGACAGTGCAGATTGCCTGCTCCTCATCTCTGAGACCGAGCAGTGCTAGGACAGCTGTGGGACCCTTAATAGATTGCCAAAAAGGAAATGAAAGCAATTTTACTAAGGTTCTACTCTTTAGatcctgtctttctttttttctcactttttgtttttcataggCTACTAACTATTGGGGATAACAGGGATATTAAGGTACCATGCTACatctttttggaaaaaaatgctATTGCAGACATTTCTACAACATATACAACCACATGACACTTGTATGTGTTACAAATGTTTCAAAACATATCACCAATAAACTAATTACATACGTGATCTTGTCTATTTAGAGTCTTCAGGACTAGCACACagtctattaatattattatcatcattattattcatatcatttattttttttatttcaaacattagTTGACGTTGTAACTGATGTCTTAAAGACAAAATCTGAAAAATTGCTATTCAAAAATTAGCAAATTTGGTCagtcttattttttataatcataGTGCTTTTTGTTCGATGGCTTAAGACAaaagtcgtttttttttcttcttcgtctttttttttaatctcatccAGTGGCAAACTACAGGACTTACAGTGCGCATTTAATGACACTTTGCTGCAAAAGTCTTGATGTGACAgcttttgaattttaattttaatttttttaaacaaaccacaGCTACAGCTGTATTATATATCTCAAAGTAGTATCCTTTATTAAAATACCTAAGACACGTTTATAAATAATTTCTTCTAAAAGTATTTTTGAGTAGTCTTTTAAGTGTTAAAATAGTGATCCTTTTAGATACTGTATTCCAAAAGGGAGAGTATTTAAGAGTTGAAGTTGAGGGGCAAGGAAATAATCCTCTTCAAGAGCTTTCCATCGGATCCAATAAACTCTTGAGAGTTCAAgtttacaaaacttaaaaaaaaagcaaatcttcAAAACTCCCACTCCAGGGTCTCCTCTCGGTTGGCTGCTCTCTCCAGCCGGTGGATGATGTTGTTCAGGTTTGCCATCTTCTCGTTTCGCCGCTGCGTGTTCTTACTGGATTTGGGGTTCTCAGGTGGCGGGGGGTCTGAGCTCGTAGCAGGGTTGGACGGGGAGGGTGAAATGGGAGCGGAGGACGACGGGACGGGGGAGACTGACATCATGAGGCCGGGCGAGGAGGCTGCCGAGGGAGAGTTGAGAGAAACCTCCAGGCTGCTGCGAGAAGGTTCAGAGGCAGCCTTGAAGCTGACTGGGTCTGACACCGGCTTCTCCTCACTCTCCTGCCTGGAAACGGACTGACCCAGCCTGGACAGGGAGCCCAGAGTTCCCaaaggagttttacacagcgctCCATCCTCCCGGAGGCTCTTAGGGGAGTAGCCGGCCTCTTCCTCGTTTTTCAGCAGGCAGGGGAACTTGACAGCTGTGGAAACctgctcttcctcttcctcctctccctcgCAGTTATCAGGCTCCTCCTGCTTCACCTTGACCAGGGTCTCCCCGTGCAGGCCGCTGCCCTCGCTGCTGGAGTGGAACACGCCGGGTTTCCTGTCCTCCGTGTCTGAGTTGGGgctgtgtggggtgggggtgccATGGGGGTAGCCCCCGCTGTAGCTGCTGGACTCTGGATCCGTGTCATTGTCTTGGTAACCCTCCAGCAGAACCTCCCTCCGCATGCGAGACCTGCCGGGCACATCAAACAGCAGCATACATATTAAGACAAGTTTGTTCAAGTTAGGAACACCACATACTCCGGGTCATTATCTTCTAGTGCTGGCCTGCTGCCAGTTTCAACTGTCTGCCTCAAATCAATGTGTGGCAGAGGCCTCTGTACACTAACTGTGCCCCCGGAATGTGGAATTCACTACCAGAGTCTATCCATCTAGCTGATTgacttcagggatggaaataagacttccattgcataacATTTGGATCGATTCctgttttactataagtttaaaaagacacacctgagcttgttacctatacactgtggctaatcaagcttgtagtaaaacctggaatgggtgaaactgctatgaaataggaGACTTTTTCCATCCCTGCCCTGTACAAAACATATCTTTttaataaagtgctttgtgaagaCTCAGTcgtaaaaggtgctatataaaaaacaataattttgttCTGCACCTGACTGACCTCAGTTACTAGATGATGCTTTCAGATTACCTACTGTAAAGCTATAGACCAGCTGACCAGTTCATGAATAGTGATGGACTGGGTAGCAAGTAGAACAGCATCTCATGAGATACTATGTGCCTTTGTGGTGTTCCCTTACCTTATGAATGGAACGCCCCCCTCCCCCTGCTGTGCCCACCTGTAGTTGTGGAACCAGTTAATGACGGTGTTGGTCTTGAGGCTGAGCTGAGAGCCCAGCAGCTCGATGGTGTTCTGGGAGGGGTAGGGCTCCAGGAGGTAGGCCTTCTTCAGGGCTTCCTTCTCCTCGGCCGCCAGCACCACGCGCGCTTTCTTGGACTGGCTGTATTGTCCAAAGTTGCTTGGTGCCAGGCAGGGGCTCACACAGTCCGAGCGAGCGCTGGGAGAGTCGCTGTCGGAGCCTGTGCTGAGCAGGCCGTATCGTCGCTTTAGATAGGCTGGAAAGCACAAGAGGACAAGCGCATGTCAGAGAGGTCAATGAACAGCAAGATAATAGAGCCTGCCTCCAGTCTTTCTAATAAACCCACTGCAATAAAGACATCCTGAGACTTCTAAAACCATGCACAGAATGAGCAATCAAGTGCCTAGTAAATCTGCTATGAAGCATTCAGACAGTATGACAACCAGTAATACGTCtccaataaataaactaaaagacTAATACAAACTGTTGGATATCTGCTCTGTATTCAGATCTGCTACCattcaattgaatagacccaatGAGCTTTagctgtgagacagacagacagacaagcggCTGGTGTACCTTTCTTCTCCATCTTCTTCATGTCGCGTAGTTTCTCCACGTTGTGCGGGTCGTTGAGCCAGAGCTGCATGCGGACGAAGGGCTCACGCCCCTTGAGGCTCAGCTTGTGCCAGGGCTTGGGTCTGGACAGCAAGTCAGAGACTGATCCCTGGGTCAGACCCAGAATGCTCTCTCCAAAGAGCCGCTGCCCTGTAACAACACAGCACCAACCAGCCATTAATGCCTGTGTCACGGGGCTTCGAGTCCCTACCTTAATATCATGTTCAGGATCCAATCAGTTGTAATAATGTTTCATGCACTGTATTAACTGCATGGCTGGAGATGGGTAAATGAGTGGTTGCACTCTAGGCCAGCTTTGTTTAAGTTATGACTAATATAATGAAGCCTCCTTAGTAAATGTCTCTTTTGAACACAGCAGGCGTGGGTTCTAAACTTGGAGACCAGGATTGTGTTAAGGGTGCTGGTGTACATTCCTGACGTTCCTTACATCATGTAAAAAGTGAGACATGCTCATTTGCAGCACTGCTTTTTCTAACCCTGGTGCACAAAACACCTTTTAAACTGGTATTGAGCTCATCAAACAAAGACCAATATACACATGACAGACCTACACTCCGTTAATGTGTAGGTTATCTTCTCTGGAACGTAATGGGATGTGTTAGGAAAGAGAACGGATGGGTTTCTGCATGGCACTACAAAGTAGATTCTGTTTAAGTAGAATATACTACTGAATTGTGTACTGCATTCTCAGTAAATCCTCTTTAAAAAGACCACCCCATTCTACCCTGTTGAAAATCCCAGCAGAGACCAGCACAGGTCTATCCTGGTCAGAGCTGGTAGGTAGTCGGTTCGAGTGACTTGGCTGAAGAGCTGTTTGtactggtttaaaaacaaaacaagtccaTTTAAGTGTCAATCAATGTGTCCTACGTGAATCTCATTGCTGTTAACTTGTGCTAGGGCTCAATCCTCAACTTGTTCCAGTTACCAGCTGTAATTTTCACCCGGGTTCAAGCTGTCTTGCTAATAATCTTTGCTTGTATAAAAGCAGCGCTGTGAGAAGCAGTACCCAGGTTGTTGTCTGTCAGCACTTCTTTGACCCTCTTGGTGATGGAGTAGGTGTCAAGCTCTGGGGACATGGCTACCAGCTCCTGAACGCCCAGAGGGGTGTGGTGCTGGTGGGGGAGGTGGCTGGGCAGAGTGGGTGAGGAGGCCTGGGTCTCTGGCTGCTGGTTCTCCTTGCTGCTCTCCAGCGCCAGGCTCATCGGCTCCCCCTGGGGGCTGGGTTGGTCCTCCACAGGGCTGGGAGGGGGTGAGGGAGACGACCGGGATTGCAGTGGGCTTTTATCTGTGTGACAGAATTCAGACTTCAATGAAGAATAAACAGACAGGTGTTGTTTATACGCAGCTGATTTAATATGGGGAATATCATATATTTAGGTGATATCTGCCTTCCCAGTGGATATAATTCAATACAGTAGCACCTGTAAGATACAATAACCTCTATTAACCAATGGACCTTTGACATACGTTATTTGCAAATACTGGTACCAACTGAATGGCACTGATGGAAACTgattaatgcacattttatcCTGGGTCTAAAACAGGAAATGCAGCCGATTCtcaaaagcagtttgtgtttCAGGGGCATGGTATAGTTTTGTCTAGTTCTAACTTTACAAACCTAGAACCAAAAAGTTAAGTAATATAATCCAATGCCACTAAAGCACCCTCAAGTTATTTTCCAAATCAACATTGGGCACTAAGAAATCCTACAGTATGTAAGGCTGCGGACTGGGATGATACAGCTTTAAGATTTTGACATTTTATATCTTAATGGAGTAGTGTAGTAAAGAGCCTGGTACCCAGGGTGTAGTTCACAGACTGGATGAGTCCCTGGCCCAGCTGATCCACCAGCCAGAGCTGCATGCGGATGAAGGGCTCACGGCCTTTCTGGGTCAGCTTACTCCAGGGTTTGGGTCGGGAGAGCATGTCACTCACACTGCCCTGGGACAGTCCCAGCACCTGGGGGAGCACGGGGACAAACAAGGGATGTTAACACAACCGAACACACTTCACAGGTCCTGGTATACTTCTGTGTCAGATAAACGGGCTGCCAGAGTGAGGCCCTTTACTAATGCTATACAAATTGAAGAGAAGAAGTACTATTTGTTTTGCTGCAGTGTGGGGCTGGAAaaatctgcaaattaaaaaaaaaaaaaacacaagcaaataacGGAAAGATCTTCTGCACAACAATAAGGGTGACCATTGATAATGGTGCAAGCGAGGGAAGAAAATCACTTCTTTAACGGTAATACTCGGGAATAAAAAACCCTACCTTCTCGCCGAAGATCCTCTGGCAGATGCCGTTCTTCGCCAGCTTCTCTTTGACCTGCCGCGTGAGCTCCAGGGTGTCCACCTCACGGTACATGTAGAGCTCGTACTGCTCTGGGGTGAGCGGGGGCACGGTGGGCTTCAGTGTGCGAGGCACATAGGATGGGTAGTAGGACAGGCGGCCCAGGCTCTCCGACTCCCCGCTGCCGGAAGCCTCCACCTCGGACTTCACCTCCACCAGCTTGCCCTGGTCCTCCTCAGCTGCTGAGGCCTCCTCGCTGTTGGGCAGGCTCTCTCCATTCTCAGCGAGGGGCCAGGGCCTGGGCATGGCCGAGTAGCCGGAAGAGGAGGAGGACGAGAGGGAAGGGGAGACGGAAGTGAAGGGACGCGACATGCTGCTAACAGGGCCCCTCTCGGCTGCCCAGTGCTGGTCGAAGTAAGTCCCTGTGTCCCCAATCTCTGACTTCACCTTGCGGATGATATTCTGGACGAACGCGGCTGGGGACAGTACACTGAGGGGGGTCTGGCTGCTGCCTGAGATGGTGCCGCCACAGACAGAGGCCACCAGCTCGCCCCCTTCCTCCTGTTTGACGTAGGCTGGCAGCGGGAGCACCTTGGCTGACTCCGCCTGCCCCCCAGACGCTGGCGCTGCTCCTCGGCTGCAGGACTCGATCTCCAGCAGAGCATGGTGCTGCGCCTGCATCTCCCGCCGCGCCTGCTCCAGGATGCTCTTGATGGTGTCGTccgagctgctgctgctgctgctgctaccgtTGCTGCTGCTCGCAGAGGTGGCTACGGAGCAGGACTTGCCATCGCCTGCAGGTACAAACACAGGGAACTGGCTGTAGGTGGATTGATGGATGACCACTAGAGATTCTGTTTGGGGAATTTGGTTTTGGAGATTACATTTGCACACCTCTAGTGGTAACACCCCCTCCCTTCAGAAATCATGCTTTTTCAGTGATTGTTGGACATTAGCTTGAGAGACTAGTAAGTATtccttcaaaatgcattaaaaatgaatatttttgggTCTGTGTTTAGCATGTTTATTGCCGCACACTATTTGTTTTAAGCATGCAGGCTCAATGGGGTTAAATATTTAGGTACTCACTCCCTTTCTGTGACTGGATTTCCTTCTTGGCTTGCTCCAGGATGTTCTTAATGGCATCGTCCGATCCCGTTTCCGGGGTCCTGATCCTTGGAGTTATGCTTCCTGGGAAAGGGAACGAGCACACATGATCGGGTTATCAGCCCTTCAAACACCTTGAATGCATTAGAGGGTGTTCTGCTCTCTTCTGCTGCAAAGCTCAATGACTCCTCCTCACACCTAGGAGTCAGTGTCATGGTACATTACAGAGGGAACAGCGCAACACTGCGAAATGGAATggcataaacttaaaaaaaaaatcaaaaacagtcTCAACAGGTCTCTCTGATATTAATATCATCAATATCACCAGATTAAGCAAGGTATTCACTCTAAAGTAACATAAGATGGTCAGTGTAAGTGTTCAAAGTTGCTGAGTCGGTTGGTACTAGTTTTGCAGTGTTAACCATTTCATCACCTTtaaacatgtcaaaacagaagttcagtacatgttttaaatttgatttgccACCTTTTCCTCTttggtgatttgttttttttaatgtaggggCTGGAATACAGTCTCTGCTTCTCACAGAAACAGTTCATGGGGAAGAGAATCTCACACACTCCCATGCAAACTCGCATTGAGAGCTAGACTACAGagatgctgccatctagtgtgGGCAGA
Above is a window of Polyodon spathula isolate WHYD16114869_AA chromosome 25, ASM1765450v1, whole genome shotgun sequence DNA encoding:
- the LOC121300126 gene encoding homeobox protein cut-like 2 isoform X2, giving the protein MSPKMAADVGSMLQYWKKFDLRRLQKELNSVGSELAARQEESEHSHKHLIELSREFKRNVPEEIREMVAPILKSLQSQVVALSKRSKEAEAAFLGVYKQFIEAPDPSPVLEAAHSLEERLQQLQSSDPESRALKEISRHWRRHLENHSSQVETEEALVAEPSKPPPNRKTLRAGETLLLNNESKKEKGIKEAQISLAARLGEAEEKIKVLHSALKTTQTELLDLRCKYEKEAASKAEEVGLIMTNLEKANQRTETAQREVESLREQLATANSTVHLGCHTAEEARGDKRESRRSGSSLEAALAAKDREIIQLLQDVQRLQITLQELQDSSANQIAGMERQLAYKTAAIERLEAKLQTQANYEEIKTELSILKAMKFTSANSSSSQDTSKAAEGLPLDKEAFLPSQKYLLEKASLLHSNEEDHSEEESLKDSLGTLLSYPSPLRPPQPLLDGPQSPGSGPPLLTPDLPRPFSVSPFPGDKLPVDPLLQKQLLPPLYKKDSVSLMAFPTALYAAKAALVSANQSQVIASGEAGPPSDQSESGSSSTGDEEHLETAEIAYQVKEQLLKHNIGQRVFGHYVLGLSQGSVSEILARPKPWRKLTIKGKEPFIKMKQFLSDEQNILALRTIQVRQRGSITPRIRTPETGSDDAIKNILEQAKKEIQSQKGSDGKSCSVATSASSSNGSSSSSSSSDDTIKSILEQARREMQAQHHALLEIESCSRGAAPASGGQAESAKVLPLPAYVKQEEGGELVASVCGGTISGSSQTPLSVLSPAAFVQNIIRKVKSEIGDTGTYFDQHWAAERGPVSSMSRPFTSVSPSLSSSSSSGYSAMPRPWPLAENGESLPNSEEASAAEEDQGKLVEVKSEVEASGSGESESLGRLSYYPSYVPRTLKPTVPPLTPEQYELYMYREVDTLELTRQVKEKLAKNGICQRIFGEKVLGLSQGSVSDMLSRPKPWSKLTQKGREPFIRMQLWLVDQLGQGLIQSVNYTLDKSPLQSRSSPSPPPSPVEDQPSPQGEPMSLALESSKENQQPETQASSPTLPSHLPHQHHTPLGVQELVAMSPELDTYSITKRVKEVLTDNNLGQRLFGESILGLTQGSVSDLLSRPKPWHKLSLKGREPFVRMQLWLNDPHNVEKLRDMKKMEKKAYLKRRYGLLSTGSDSDSPSARSDCVSPCLAPSNFGQYSQSKKARVVLAAEEKEALKKAYLLEPYPSQNTIELLGSQLSLKTNTVINWFHNYRWAQQGEGGVPFIRSRMRREVLLEGYQDNDTDPESSSYSGGYPHGTPTPHSPNSDTEDRKPGVFHSSSEGSGLHGETLVKVKQEEPDNCEGEEEEEEQVSTAVKFPCLLKNEEEAGYSPKSLREDGALCKTPLGTLGSLSRLGQSVSRQESEEKPVSDPVSFKAASEPSRSSLEVSLNSPSAASSPGLMMSVSPVPSSSAPISPSPSNPATSSDPPPPENPKSSKNTQRRNEKMANLNNIIHRLERAANREETLEWEF
- the LOC121300126 gene encoding homeobox protein cut-like 2 isoform X4, producing the protein MSPKMAADVGSMLQYWKKFDLRRLQKELNSVGSELAARQEESEHSHKHLIELSREFKRNVPEEIREMVAPILKSLQSQVVALSKRSKEAEAAFLGVYKQFIEAPDPSPVLEAAHSLEERLQQLQSSDPESRALKEISRHWRRHLENHSSQVETEEALVAEPSKPPPNRKTLRAGETLLLNNESKKEKGIKEAQISLAARLGEAEEKIKVLHSALKTTQTELLDLRCKYEKEAASKAEEVGLIMTNLEKANQRTETAQREVESLREQLATANSTVHLGCHTAEEARGDKRESRRSGSSLEAALAAKDREIIQLLQDVQRLQITLQELQDSSANQIAGMERQLAYKTAAIERLEAKLQTQANYEEIKTELSILKAMKFTSANSSSSQDTSKAAEGLPLDKEAFLPSQKYLLEKASLLHSNEEDHSEEESLKDSLGTLLSYPSPLRPPQPLLDGPQSPGSGPPLLTPDLPRPFSVSPFPGDKLPVDPLLQKQLLPPLYKKDSVSLMAFPTALYAAKAALVSANQSQVIASGEAGPPSDQSESGSSSTGDEEHLETAEIAYQVKEQLLKHNIGQRVFGHYVLGLSQGSVSEILARPKPWRKLTIKGKEPFIKMKQFLSDEQNILALRTIQVRQRGSITPRIRTPETGSDDAIKNILEQAKKEIQSQKGSDGKSCSVATSASSSNGSSSSSSSSDDTIKSILEQARREMQAQHHALLEIESCSRGAAPASGGQAESAKVLPLPAYVKQEEGGELVASVCGGTISGSSQTPLSVLSPAAFVQNIIRKVKSEIGDTGTYFDQHWAAERGPVSSMSRPFTSVSPSLSSSSSSGYSAMPRPWPLAENGESLPNSEEASAAEEDQGKLVEVKSEVEASGSGESESLGRLSYYPSYVPRTLKPTVPPLTPEQYELYMYREVDTLELTRQVKEKLAKNGICQRIFGEKVLGLSQGSVSDMLSRPKPWSKLTQKGREPFIRMQLWLVDQLGQGLIQSVNYTLDKSPLQSRSSPSPPPSPVEDQPSPQGEPMSLALESSKENQQPETQASSPTLPSHLPHQHHTPLGVQELVAMSPELDTYSITKRVKEVLTDNNLGQRLFGESILGLTQGSVSDLLSRPKPWHKLSLKGREPFVRMQLWLNDPHNVEKLRDMKKMEKKAYLKRRYGLLSTGSDSDSPSARSDCVSPCLAPSNFGQYSQSKKARVVLAAEEKEALKKAYLLEPYPSQNTIELLGSQLSLKTNTVINWFHNYRSRMRREVLLEGYQDNDTDPESSSYSGGYPHGTPTPHSPNSDTEDRKPGVFHSSSEGSGLHGETLVKVKQEEPDNCEGEEEEEEQVSTAVKFPCLLKNEEEAGYSPKSLREDGALCKTPLGTLGSLSRLGQSVSRQESEEKPVSDPVSFKAASEPSRSSLEVSLNSPSAASSPGLMMSVSPVPSSSAPISPSPSNPATSSDPPPPENPKSSKNTQRRNEKMANLNNIIHRLERAANREETLEWEF
- the LOC121300126 gene encoding homeobox protein cut-like 2 isoform X3: MSPKMAADVGSMLQYWKKFDLRRLQKELNSVGSELAARQEESEHSHKHLIELSREFKRNVPEEIREMVAPILKSLQSQVVALSKRSKEAEAAFLGVYKQFIEAPDPSPVLEAAHSLEERLQQLQSSDPESRALKEISRHWRRHLENHSSQVETEEALVAEPSKPPPNRKTLRAGETLLLNNESKKEKGIKEAQISLAARLGEAEEKIKVLHSALKTTQTELLDLRCKYEKEAASKAEEVGLIMTNLEKANQRTETAQREVESLREQLATANSTVHLGCHTAEEARGQDKRESRRSGSSLEAALAAKDREIIQLLQDVQRLQITLQELQDSSANQIAGMERQLAYKTAAIERLEAKLQTQANYEEIKTELSILKAMKFTSANSSSSQDTSKAAEGLPLDKEAFLPSQKYLLEKASLLHSNEEDHSEEESLKDSLGTLLSYPSPLRPPQPLLDGPQSPGSGPPLLTPDLPRPFSVSPFPGDKLPVDPLLQKQLLPPLYKKDSVSLMAFPTALYAAKAALVSANQSQVIASGEAGPPSDQSESGSSSTGDEEHLETAEIAYQVKEQLLKHNIGQRVFGHYVLGLSQGSVSEILARPKPWRKLTIKGKEPFIKMKQFLSDEQNILALRTIQVRQRGSITPRIRTPETGSDDAIKNILEQAKKEIQSQKGSDGKSCSVATSASSSNGSSSSSSSSDDTIKSILEQARREMQAQHHALLEIESCSRGAAPASGGQAESAKVLPLPAYVKQEEGGELVASVCGGTISGSSQTPLSVLSPAAFVQNIIRKVKSEIGDTGTYFDQHWAAERGPVSSMSRPFTSVSPSLSSSSSSGYSAMPRPWPLAENGESLPNSEEASAAEEDQGKLVEVKSEVEASGSGESESLGRLSYYPSYVPRTLKPTVPPLTPEQYELYMYREVDTLELTRQVKEKLAKNGICQRIFGEKVLGLSQGSVSDMLSRPKPWSKLTQKGREPFIRMQLWLVDQLGQGLIQSVNYTLDKSPLQSRSSPSPPPSPVEDQPSPQGEPMSLALESSKENQQPETQASSPTLPSHLPHQHHTPLGVQELVAMSPELDTYSITKRVKEVLTDNNLGQRLFGESILGLTQGSVSDLLSRPKPWHKLSLKGREPFVRMQLWLNDPHNVEKLRDMKKMEKKAYLKRRYGLLSTGSDSDSPSARSDCVSPCLAPSNFGQYSQSKKARVVLAAEEKEALKKAYLLEPYPSQNTIELLGSQLSLKTNTVINWFHNYRSRMRREVLLEGYQDNDTDPESSSYSGGYPHGTPTPHSPNSDTEDRKPGVFHSSSEGSGLHGETLVKVKQEEPDNCEGEEEEEEQVSTAVKFPCLLKNEEEAGYSPKSLREDGALCKTPLGTLGSLSRLGQSVSRQESEEKPVSDPVSFKAASEPSRSSLEVSLNSPSAASSPGLMMSVSPVPSSSAPISPSPSNPATSSDPPPPENPKSSKNTQRRNEKMANLNNIIHRLERAANREETLEWEF
- the LOC121300126 gene encoding homeobox protein cut-like 2 isoform X1 — its product is MSPKMAADVGSMLQYWKKFDLRRLQKELNSVGSELAARQEESEHSHKHLIELSREFKRNVPEEIREMVAPILKSLQSQVVALSKRSKEAEAAFLGVYKQFIEAPDPSPVLEAAHSLEERLQQLQSSDPESRALKEISRHWRRHLENHSSQVETEEALVAEPSKPPPNRKTLRAGETLLLNNESKKEKGIKEAQISLAARLGEAEEKIKVLHSALKTTQTELLDLRCKYEKEAASKAEEVGLIMTNLEKANQRTETAQREVESLREQLATANSTVHLGCHTAEEARGQDKRESRRSGSSLEAALAAKDREIIQLLQDVQRLQITLQELQDSSANQIAGMERQLAYKTAAIERLEAKLQTQANYEEIKTELSILKAMKFTSANSSSSQDTSKAAEGLPLDKEAFLPSQKYLLEKASLLHSNEEDHSEEESLKDSLGTLLSYPSPLRPPQPLLDGPQSPGSGPPLLTPDLPRPFSVSPFPGDKLPVDPLLQKQLLPPLYKKDSVSLMAFPTALYAAKAALVSANQSQVIASGEAGPPSDQSESGSSSTGDEEHLETAEIAYQVKEQLLKHNIGQRVFGHYVLGLSQGSVSEILARPKPWRKLTIKGKEPFIKMKQFLSDEQNILALRTIQVRQRGSITPRIRTPETGSDDAIKNILEQAKKEIQSQKGSDGKSCSVATSASSSNGSSSSSSSSDDTIKSILEQARREMQAQHHALLEIESCSRGAAPASGGQAESAKVLPLPAYVKQEEGGELVASVCGGTISGSSQTPLSVLSPAAFVQNIIRKVKSEIGDTGTYFDQHWAAERGPVSSMSRPFTSVSPSLSSSSSSGYSAMPRPWPLAENGESLPNSEEASAAEEDQGKLVEVKSEVEASGSGESESLGRLSYYPSYVPRTLKPTVPPLTPEQYELYMYREVDTLELTRQVKEKLAKNGICQRIFGEKVLGLSQGSVSDMLSRPKPWSKLTQKGREPFIRMQLWLVDQLGQGLIQSVNYTLDKSPLQSRSSPSPPPSPVEDQPSPQGEPMSLALESSKENQQPETQASSPTLPSHLPHQHHTPLGVQELVAMSPELDTYSITKRVKEVLTDNNLGQRLFGESILGLTQGSVSDLLSRPKPWHKLSLKGREPFVRMQLWLNDPHNVEKLRDMKKMEKKAYLKRRYGLLSTGSDSDSPSARSDCVSPCLAPSNFGQYSQSKKARVVLAAEEKEALKKAYLLEPYPSQNTIELLGSQLSLKTNTVINWFHNYRWAQQGEGGVPFIRSRMRREVLLEGYQDNDTDPESSSYSGGYPHGTPTPHSPNSDTEDRKPGVFHSSSEGSGLHGETLVKVKQEEPDNCEGEEEEEEQVSTAVKFPCLLKNEEEAGYSPKSLREDGALCKTPLGTLGSLSRLGQSVSRQESEEKPVSDPVSFKAASEPSRSSLEVSLNSPSAASSPGLMMSVSPVPSSSAPISPSPSNPATSSDPPPPENPKSSKNTQRRNEKMANLNNIIHRLERAANREETLEWEF